The Neoarius graeffei isolate fNeoGra1 chromosome 1, fNeoGra1.pri, whole genome shotgun sequence region GCGGCTTGGCTCTACCGGGAGGCGGCAACTGATAAAAGTCACCTACAGCAAGGACAGAAATTCCTCCGAACGGCTTCTTGTTTCCTCGGATCTGTTGAAAACGCCAGTTGACATAGGCAAACAGCTCTTTGGAAACCATGGAGATCTCGTCAATGATGAGAATCTCCGCGTTGGATAGCGCCGCTCTGACTTCATCAAGGGCGTTTCCAAGACCTTGATACGGTGGCTTCAAGGATCTTGGCAGTTTGAGGACGGAGTGCAACGTCACGCCAGCGATGTTGAAGGCTGCTGTGCCAGTGAAGGCGGTCAGCAGCACCGCAGGCTGGGACATGTCTGCATGGTCCCGGAATCTGGGGAGCTCACGCAGAATCCTCGTTGCCTCCTGGTGAACGCACTTGATTACGTGCGATTTACCACAGCCAGCTCCCCCGGTCAAAAAGTAATAAAACGGCTCGACGTCGCAACCCCACACAAGTTCAAAGCACCACTGACGTATGCTGTAGAAGATAGAAGCCTGTGTTTCGTTCAGACTTTGATACATTTTTCTCACAAAGTCTGGACTCAACTGCGGCGCTTCTATCCTAGGCATGGAGCTCCTCCCGTCTTTGACTTCGTATTCAGGAACTTCTTCTTGGCCTTCACGCTCGTCGTCAGGTTCTCGCTCTGCAAGACACTCTAACCGGTCTGCCTCTACTTCAGGCGCATAACAGTCCAATTCATTAACTATAGGGCCGTGCACCCGATACTGTTCCAACGCTTCGTCAAGCTTCCGGCCTTGACCTTCATAGCGTTGTTTGTTGCGGTCTATGATGGCTCGGACACGCACGCCATACTTTTGGCCACACTTATAAAACTGCTCGTAGGTCGGGTGTGCTTCATCTCTCAGGTCGTCATCGGATCTGTGTGGGAGATAAAGCTTGAGCAGTCTTCTATAGAACTTCTCAGGTGTTTTCTGCTCTGAGAAGCGAGGAAATCTAATAATTGCTGgtttcccagtcctcttctgaacAAAGCCCATGTTGTGTAAGAGGGGGATGCCGCTTCTACTTTCAGTTTGCTGCCCGTACAGCACCCTGTACTCCGACGCAAACTCGGCCATGCACATGTGCTCGAACTCCGGCTCGACAGGCCTGTAGGCGTATTTGTCAGGCAGGCCCGACATCCACACCTCCTCCGAACCCGGCTCCATTTGCTTGAGTCTGCCAATAGGGTGACTCATCTTCAGACCCTCCTCGTCGGTCTGAAGGAACACAACGGAGCGGGAGCACCTCTTCAGACGCAAGCTGCAGGTGCGAGCAACAGCCTCTTGAGCGCTGACCTCTCTATGTTTAACATAGGCCTGCATAATCTGCTTCATTTCGTCACGCTCATTTACGTTGGACTGTTTTACATCTTTGATGACGTTCTTAAGGAATTGAGTCATCTCATGCTCTGGCTTTGACACATAGGACATCATGTACATGATGCAGCTGTAGTCATCCACGACGTACTGAATGTCCATGTTGGCGTTCCAGGCACGAAGCAGGTCTGGGTTGTACTGATTAACCCAGCAGTCATTCGGATGCCGCTTCAGGACCACGACGTTGCTGTTCGCGGCGCGGTCGAAGAGCTTACGGTACTGCTTACGCGTCAAACCGCATCGGTCGAGCAACTCCGTCAAGCTGCTAAATGAAGCGCCTGCATCCATGAGCAAGTCTCTAACTTGCTGAAGCTTGGCTTTGGCTTTCTTTCGCTTCTTAGCGATTGCCCGCTTCTCCCTACGTTCTCTAGCAGCAGCCTCGTCTTGGTTTTCGTCTAAAACTCCAGAGGGGCGAACAACGGGGGGCCTAGTGATGAAGGTTTCATCCACGGGCAGTTTAGGGAAGCCAAACCTACAGGCAACGTTGCCTTTTTTGCAGGACTTGGAATGGTTCCTGCTGTGCACCTGAACCTCCGAGACAATTCCGTGGAGCTCCAGGTCTGTCTCGGGGTCAGGCATCTCACACGAGATGTAGCGATCTATAAACGCCGCTACTTCGTCGTCAGAGGCGTCGTCAAATTTGGGTGAGTTTTTTATCCAAATCAGCATGTGTATATGGGGACTTCCTCTAGCTTGGAACTCAACCCTATAAAAGTAATCCTCTACTTCACCAATGGGCTGTGCTGGTGAGAGGATAAGGTTGGTCATCAGAGCATCGACTCGCTTTTCAAACATGCGCATCACCGTTACGGGGTTGCTCCGCAGAATGTCGCATTTCGCTTTCCAGTCGAGCTCTGAAAAGTCCCCTAGTTCTCCCTGCTGAGCTTTTATGACCTCTATGACCTCAGGCCATCTCATCTCGGCAGCGGAGAACGTGGCAAAAAACGTGGGTTTGCCAATTTGCCGGACCATGGCGTGGACATCTTTGAGCGTTTTTGTCCAATAAGCCGGGGTGCCTCGAAGAGGTTGCATAAACCGAGTTGCGTCTTGGCTCATAATGAGCCGTTGCACCTCGTCTCGGTCCAGGAGCATGAGGTTGTTAATATGACGGCCATCTGCAGCTCTGGACCTGCCTTTGCGCATTTGAATCGACATGCTGTTTGTCGCCAGGTGCGTTTCTGTGACAAACTGCGCAAAGAAAAGATACGTTTGGTCGCTAGCAAAACATGTATCAGCAGCAAACAGCCTGCAATTAAAATACATGCTAGGTgagagcgagaaggttctgggttcatccAGTGTGTTCTCTCCTGTCGGGAATTGCACAGGGAAAGCCATGGCTTCTAGTTTCGGTATGGCGAAGAACCCTACTGGTTTGTTGCCCTGGGCGGGGGCAACGCTAAATATTCCATCGCCATACGTAAGAATTTCCTGCGCGATGTCAGGCGGCTGCATACACGTGTCCAGAGTCAGGCCAGGTctaagctcctcctcctcttcgtcAGCTTCCTTGGGCTGACGACGTCTATCGGGGTCCGGGTCGTTCTGACTACTAAAAACCTCCTCGAGGTCTATGCCAGCCTCAATGTCTCCCTGATGCTGCTCCGGCTGCGCAGCATCAGCAACATTGTGCTGCGAGTCGTCTTGATCGACCGACTCGTCAAAAGTGGCACTGTCGTTAATGGATACATCCTGATACTCAGAATGCATCTTTTTAAGCGTGGCCAGGGCAGCTAAAACATTTTTCATGTTAACAGTATAGAAGTGCTGGTAGCCCTTATAGTTAATGCGCCTCTTTAATTTAACTTGAAGTAGCTGCGCTTCCGATCTGGGTCTTGGGAGACTGTTGACAGTCGCTTCCATCTCTGATGGAACGCACACAACAGCTCCGCGGACTGCTTTTTGCTGTCCTTTGGGCAGAGCGATAACCTTGGCGAAAGGCAGTATTTTGGCAATAAGCTGCCTCTCGAGCACGTTGAGCGTAGCCAACTCCGGGGGGATCGGTGCCAACTCCAGTCGGTTTGCGGTGGCTATTGGTGGCATGCGTCCTCTCTTCAAGTGGCTGTCACACGTGTTACAGATCCACTCCTGCAGTCGCTCTTGTGCAACAGAGCAATGTTCAGAGCAGTCGTCGTCACAAAAATGGACGTACTTGCCTGTTAAGCAGGCTGCGGCCACTCTGGGTTTTTGGGTGTACTTTCCCCTATTGCACAATTTAACCTGATTAGGAAACATTGCTCTGTTGCACACCGTACAAACGCACGTTGGTCCACGACGAATTAGCTCGCGAAATGCTGTGATGGCGGCTTCCATCACAGGGTTAATCACGGCCTGCGAATGGCGGGGGGTGTGGGGCACTAGCTTCCTATATTTTCGCTTGATCCTTAATGCCCTCTGCATCTTGCTAAAGATGCAAAAAGTAGCATCTGTGGACAGTTTGGTTACGCTGCGCTGGCTACAGCGTTTGATACAGCGTAACCTAAACTCAGGATCACTGTGGTACCTAGCATAGAaacactcctttttcttttgcctAAAGCTTTGGTGCGATTTGTACTTCGTCGTCATATACAATTTCtttctactctgaaaagcaggatccgccttatacttgtctttactgtactgtttctttctactctgaaaagcaggatccgccttatacttatctttactgtactgtttctgtctactctgaaaagcaggatccgccttatacttgtctttaatgtactgtttttgtctactctgaaaagcaggatcttCCTTATATCTCTGGATAATTAATACGctcttttttctttgaacttttaaatAATAACGTCTGAAAGACAATAACCGTCGTTTCCTACGATTACTGTCTTGTGAATATTTTTTGTCTGCTTCcatttttttaattccaaattCCGGGCACTTGTcatacttatttttttcatataCCGAGCTTCCTTTTTTTTGGACAACATGGCACACTGGTGCATGTTGCTCTTTGCTGCTACTTCTTCTTCTGGCCTTTTGTCGCTGGGTTTTACCGAGTTTTAAGATATTTTCGTTTGTTGGAGGGAGAGCTGTCCTGGAGACTTTTTCTACCAACGATTGCTGAAGACATTCACTGGAACCGACGGCTTCAAATGACACAAGCACCAACTCATAGGTGGCAAAAGGTCCACgatctgcaaagagtttgagcaggtgCTCAGCCAGGTCACTGATTTCAGTGAAGGTCTTCATGATTGCAGTTCCGTTGTGGTCTGGTAGACCTGCTGAATTTCTGGCATGTGAATCAAACACGCCATACCTCCCTGATTTGTCACGGAAAACTGCAATAACCTCTGGAGATACAATGATGAACGCATGCCTAACATGACCTGACAGACACTGAAGCTCTTCAGCAAGGGAAAGGAGACCCTGGTTTCCGTTGCTGCTGGCTTTGACAAGTCCACATTTAATGTCGGACATATGGACATTGTACATATTTGTGTCTGTCAGGACTTGTTTTGGCATTTCCTCAACGCTAAGATGGTCATCATTGTATCTTCTCTCCAGGATCAGCTGTTGTTTCACTGCTACGTACAGTGAATCTCCCTGTGCCAGCACTCTATCGAGGGCAGCCGTGTTAAAGTGATCACCCTCATTCTCAAAAGCGAGAAAAGTCAGGGACATGCAGGAACACTGATGATTTCTAGAGAATTCACTGTACCTCAtgtctgcctgactgtggctAGCCCTAACAACAACAGACTGACCCCCACTTACCGTCACACTTACCTTGACGCTCGCCTGTAAAGATGTTAAAAGGTTAATTATTACTAAGTTAGTCACAATTAGTTATTAGTCTTACTAGTAGTTACTACCCATTATTGCCAGCATTGTTATTAATACTGTTAACTTTATTACTACTAGTAGTAATAGCAGCAGTCGTAACTAATCACATTACAaactgttgtagaacattttcagCAAGTTTGTCAGGTCAATTAAATAAATCTATAAAAAAGCTGGCACAATCTTACATGTTATGGCAAGTATATTTGgctacacattacattacattattccTTGTTTAAAATTTAAACATGTTGAGACCATCGTGGTTTCTCCTTTGTCCCATGGTCTTCTAGAATAAAGTTTAAAGGAGGATTTAAAGGACCTTTAAAGGAGGCTACTACCTTCACCACACTGACACTGCAGGATGTTGACTTTACAAGTACAGAGGTTTTCTGACCagtattattaacttaattttacCAAGATCATATTTAGAAAACCTCTGTACCATTACTTGTGTTTATCTTTAAACAATTAATAAAACCATAAACTGTTTAGACTATACTACTCTGAATTATTTCTTCCTAAAAAGGTCTTTTTATGCATTTGAGTTgaaataaaccacacacacacacaagcactttATTAAACCCACGATAAACCCGAATATAAATGTCCTGACCTCTTTAGCAGGGGAGCTGGAGAGTCCATCGCCGATTATCCAGGGCCAGGAAGTCGATGAGGGAAATGGTGTCCATGTCTGTGATAAGTCATAACTCCAATTAATATTTAGACATGAGGAAACAACGCACCAAGTTGATAGAAGAAAACTTTTCCAAGTGTATTTCAATTTCTCACTGACATTTGTGTTGTGTGCAGAGAAAGATAATGCTATCAGATGTTAAATGAACCAGTTTAATGTAGTTACAGCTGATTTTACAGTAAACGTTCTGTGTCAACTGTGGAGTAAATACCTTAGCTGGGCGAGGAGACTGATGGGCCACATCTTTAATGGTCTTGGATGGTCCAGCCGGTGAAGGAGTCTTCATCCTGGGCACCTGAAAACAATTTGATAAAATGAAGACTTTAATGACATTATGAACTTTACTTAATAGGAATAATATTTACCTTCGCAACCGGGGAACAGCAGGGGGTCTCCGGATCACCCAAACTGCAGGACAACCTGACTGGAGGGGACTCCATCAGCTGTTGACACACGAGAACAAACACGTTAAACTTCATGTCTCAGTGAGCACAGTGTGTGTTCTGTGTGAGATTGTGTCTGTTGTGGCAGAGAGTAACATACGTTGGTCACTGAAATTTGGGTGCGGGGGGATGGTCCGTCCGTGGTCCTGGACCGAGGAACCGGGCTGGAGGGGGCGTCGTCCTCCAGTCTCTGTGACAGCCTGATTGGAGGGGATCCAACCAGCTGTCGACAGATGAGAACAAATACATCAAAATTCAGACAGTCTAGTTATGTTTCCATGAAGACACCGTGTCAACTGTAAACATTCACTGTGTGTGTCAGTTGTGTAACATACGTTGTTCACAGGAGACTGGTGGTGGGGGGGGCGTCTCTCTGAGGTCCTACGACGCCTGGCTGCCGCTGGGGAGGCCACCTGCACCATCAAATAAAACATAGCATCAGTAACTGTAGAACAAGGAGAAACTTTAGAACACAGCCGAGAAGAGACGTCAGACAATTTACCTTCTTGCTCGCTGGAGGAGACCTGCAGTCCTCCACGCCAGACAGCCGAGAAGGAGACACCTCCTCCACAGCACGAAGGATCGTGCTACTGAACCACACTGGGTTCAGTGGGAGGAAGGACTCCTCctgtgaaagacaaaaaaaaaaaaaaacacccgcaTGAATATTTGTCTGGTCAAATATACAAACTTTAAATATTAACCAGTTAACttattgttaaaaaaataaaaaaaagtcactcaCCTGCTGCTGCGCCACGCTGGCCTGACCAGGAACCTGCGACTGGGAAAGTTCACATCACATTTGATTAAATAGATGCTTTTTAATTACAACTGTGAACCCGTTCACCAAAATGTACCCAAACACATGTAAACACACAATATAATAAACTTTACTAACCTTGCTTCTCCGACCAACGACCTTCCACTGGAAGGGGTCAGGAGACAGAGGAGCACATACCTCGCCCTTCACAACCAGCTTAGGAGATACCTTCCCAAGTGGCTGTGAAGGAGTGGGAGACACCGGGGGAGGTGGTGGTGTCTTGAGGAACTGCTCCGTCGCGGCCCACAGCAGCTGGGTGAGGATGCCCATCCCTTCACGGTCACTCAGGTGAACCTGCAGACATGACAACACAAATCCATTTACAGACAAAGTTCAACTACAAAAAGTAGCTCGTGTTGACTGGTTCATGTCAGCACGAGAAATTATAACAAATTAGACTTTTTCTATCACAGACATTCTACTTACGCCGTCTCTGCTCCACAGCTCCAAGCGCGTAAGGGGGAAGTGCTCCGCCACAGAGAAGTACCTCACACCTAAAAATATAAAAACGAAAAACATAAGTCATTACAACATCCACACATGCATTATGACTATGTTCATTACTATGTCACAGACATTAAGTACATTTCTTGTTCTTGTTTTATTGACATGATATTTTTACACACCCATACGAGCTGTCACGCGGTGGTACTCTTGGCGCAGGAGAACCTGGTACATCTCATCCTCCTGCAGGCGGGGGGGGAAGTCCAGCACAAAAACCTGTAGAAAACAAAACATGTTCGTTAACAATCGGCATTTTCATTCAAAATCACACATTACAATAACTACACATTAAAAGCTCATACATTGATTACTCTGAGATTAAACGTATCTCTAGTGTTGTCAAACTACTACAAATACAGGACAAGAGAGACATGAAAAAACACGTACCTccggccagcggctcctcacagcAGTGAGGAAACTTGCATAGTCGACGGCTGCCTCCTCGATGGTCCTGCTCGCCGTCAGGTTGTTGCTGGGGGCAAGAACACAGACCGCAGCAGGGGCCCGAGGAAGATCAGCATGCAGGACCTCCGTCCGCAGCTGAGCAGCGTGGGCCCCAGGGGTCGACATGACGCCAAACGAGAACTTACCCTCTGGCATCACGGCGAAACCGTCCGCAATGGACCGCAGGTGGGAGTCCCCGACAATCAGAACGAACTGCAACAACAAAGAAAATTTCTTTAGCATGAAAATCATTAATTCCTCTCAAGATCAATTGCTTTCTTCATAAACTGGACAATAACACCTTCTTGTGAGGAGACTCCGGCGGGATGACCAACTTGTGGCTCCGTCCTGTGAGCTTTGAAGTTGGCCACCTCAGCACCCGATGGCGGAACCCGGTACCGCGGCCTGTTTAGTAAAAGACAAAGCAGATAACGGTATTATTTAAATGAAAAACCAGGAAATGTCAAGAAATCACTCGTTTATATGAGTAAAACAGTACAGAAAACCAGTTTAAAAAGcttaatattgatgaattaatttATTGATCATTTAGGGATAAAACAGGTGGATACTCACATGGCCGAACTTTGGGAAGGACATCTCCCGTGCTCCAGAAAGGCTTGGCTGGGGGTGAAGATCCAACCAACTGATGAAAGATAAAATAATAAGCATAAGACAAAGACAAGTTCaaacaaaatacaataaaaatttaaaaagtaatacaaaatacattaaaccTCAGACAATGTCTCATATGAACATACGTTGCTGACTGGAGCTCGGGAGCAGGGGGGGTGGGTCTCCCTGGTCCTCGACCCTGTGGAAGGCTCCTCTCCGGCCGGGGGGGACACCGTCTGATGAAACATTAACATCAAAGACATGGCAGACATACAGAACTTGGCAGTTAAAAAGAAAGCGATTGATGTGACATTTCTACAGTTATTTTCATGCAGACAGTTGTGACACAGAAGCTTATCTACTGTGTAAATACCTTCAGGGGGAAAGTGGAGGGAGTCGgctcctccagggcgagcttacTCCATCGGCGCCTGGCCGCCTCAGACCTCCTCCCCTTCCTTGGCATCCTGCTggacagaagacaaaaaaaaaaaagaaaaaaaaaagaaaaaacttctTGCAAAGTTTAAGTGACCTAAACCCTAACCTACCTTAACTACTTAACTTAAATTATCTAAGATAAcctaatatattttatataaaatgtgaTGGTGTGAGTGTGAACAAATCTGCTCCGGGAgtcttgaggatgacttgagtgcGATGAGTCTTGAGTGCGATGAGTCTTGAGGGCGATGATCAGTCTCAGTCGTGAAGTACGTACGAACCTCTGATCACAAATCAAAGAAAACCTGCAATAAAAATAGAAATGTTCTTCTGTTACTTGGACTCAGTGTGAGCAACAATCCAACAGCGTAACACACGTTAAACATGTTTattttcatggtgtgtgtgtgagagtgagagtgtgagcacAGAGCAGTGCCTGTTGACTTATCAGTAAACTTTTTCCCCCCTCAAGACAAATACACTATAAACACTATAAATATCCCCCACAAATAA contains the following coding sequences:
- the LOC132891722 gene encoding uncharacterized protein LOC132891722, yielding MPRKGRRSEAARRRWSKLALEEPTPSTFPLKTVSPPAGEEPSTGSRTRETHPPCSRAPVSNLVGSSPPAKPFWSTGDVLPKVRPCRGTGFRHRVLRWPTSKLTGRSHKLVIPPESPHKKFVLIVGDSHLRSIADGFAVMPEGKFSFGVMSTPGAHAAQLRTEVLHADLPRAPAAVCVLAPSNNLTASRTIEEAAVDYASFLTAVRSRWPEVFVLDFPPRLQEDEMYQVLLRQEYHRVTARMGVRYFSVAEHFPLTRLELWSRDGVHLSDREGMGILTQLLWAATEQFLKTPPPPPVSPTPSQPLGKVSPKLVVKGEVCAPLSPDPFQWKVVGRRSKSQVPGQASVAQQQEESFLPLNPVWFSSTILRAVEEVSPSRLSGVEDCRSPPASKKVASPAAARRRRTSERRPPHHQSPVNNLVGSPPIRLSQRLEDDAPSSPVPRSRTTDGPSPRTQISVTNLMESPPVRLSCSLGDPETPCCSPVAKVPRMKTPSPAGPSKTIKDVAHQSPRPAKTWTPFPSSTSWPWIIGDGLSSSPAKEASVKVSVTVSGGQSVVVRASHSQADMRYSEFSRNHQCSCMSLTFLAFENEGDHFNTAALDRVLAQGDSLYVAVKQQLILERRYNDDHLSVEEMPKQVLTDTNMYNVHMSDIKCGLVKASSNGNQGLLSLAEELQCLSGHVRHAFIIVSPEVIAVFRDKSGRYGVFDSHARNSAGLPDHNGTAIMKTFTEISDLAEHLLKLFADRGPFATYELVLVSFEAVGSSECLQQSLVEKVSRTALPPTNENILKLGKTQRQKARRRSSSKEQHAPVCHVVQKKGSSVYEKNKYDKCPEFGIKKMEADKKYSQDSNRRKRRLLSFRRYYLKVQRKKSVLIIQRYKEDPAFQSRQKQYIKDKYKADPAFQSRQKQYSKDKYKADPAFQSRKKQYSKDKYKADPAFQSRKKLYMTTKYKSHQSFRQKKKECFYARYHSDPEFRLRCIKRCSQRSVTKLSTDATFCIFSKMQRALRIKRKYRKLVPHTPRHSQAVINPVMEAAITAFRELIRRGPTCVCTVCNRAMFPNQVKLCNRGKYTQKPRVAAACLTGKYVHFCDDDCSEHCSVAQERLQEWICNTCDSHLKRGRMPPIATANRLELAPIPPELATLNVLERQLIAKILPFAKVIALPKGQQKAVRGAVVCVPSEMEATVNSLPRPRSEAQLLQVKLKRRINYKGYQHFYTVNMKNVLAALATLKKMHSEYQDVSINDSATFDESVDQDDSQHNVADAAQPEQHQGDIEAGIDLEEVFSSQNDPDPDRRRQPKEADEEEEELRPGLTLDTCMQPPDIAQEILTYGDGIFSVAPAQGNKPVGFFAIPKLEAMAFPVQFPTGENTLDEPRTFSLSPSMYFNCRLFAADTCFASDQTYLFFAQFVTETHLATNSMSIQMRKGRSRAADGRHINNLMLLDRDEVQRLIMSQDATRFMQPLRGTPAYWTKTLKDVHAMVRQIGKPTFFATFSAAEMRWPEVIEVIKAQQGELGDFSELDWKAKCDILRSNPVTVMRMFEKRVDALMTNLILSPAQPIGEVEDYFYRVEFQARGSPHIHMLIWIKNSPKFDDASDDEVAAFIDRYISCEMPDPETDLELHGIVSEVQVHSRNHSKSCKKGNVACRFGFPKLPVDETFITRPPVVRPSGVLDENQDEAAARERREKRAIAKKRKKAKAKLQQVRDLLMDAGASFSSLTELLDRCGLTRKQYRKLFDRAANSNVVVLKRHPNDCWVNQYNPDLLRAWNANMDIQYVVDDYSCIMYMMSYVSKPEHEMTQFLKNVIKDVKQSNVNERDEMKQIMQAYVKHREVSAQEAVARTCSLRLKRCSRSVVFLQTDEEGLKMSHPIGRLKQMEPGSEEVWMSGLPDKYAYRPVEPEFEHMCMAEFASEYRVLYGQQTESRSGIPLLHNMGFVQKRTGKPAIIRFPRFSEQKTPEKFYRRLLKLYLPHRSDDDLRDEAHPTYEQFYKCGQKYGVRVRAIIDRNKQRYEGQGRKLDEALEQYRVHGPIVNELDCYAPEVEADRLECLAEREPDDEREGQEEVPEYEVKDGRSSMPRIEAPQLSPDFVRKMYQSLNETQASIFYSIRQWCFELVWGCDVEPFYYFLTGGAGCGKSHVIKCVHQEATRILRELPRFRDHADMSQPAVLLTAFTGTAAFNIAGVTLHSVLKLPRSLKPPYQGLGNALDEVRAALSNAEILIIDEISMVSKELFAYVNWRFQQIRGNKKPFGGISVLAVGDFYQLPPPGRAKPLCVYEETEFDLWKDHFKMVILTEIMRQKDDRAFAELLNRLRVKQKRDPLSDEDRGLLTQAVADVKDCPVDRLHIYATNKEVDRHNSATVASLHEDAIDIAAQDYRKIPTTGCMTMVFAVKGNQRDLPDNIMAAQGVRVMLTRNLDVEDGIVNGTFGTISHIVMTEREPKYVKLIGLQLDNPTAGQRFRKKILGPSDNLAYIERSEENLSSKKGVVRRQFPMKLAFACTAHKVQGMTMASAVVCLKRIFEPGMAYVALSRTTSLGGLTVCDFDEKKIYADPEIKMAMESMPRASFQSCRPLLSFLQSMQQTPKVLTIVHHNTQGLPCHMVDLRAHHELQRADVLCLTETHLSGSSVAEIFQLEGYAMFPRSRQLSYNSCVDMAKKDGGGVAVYCRDYVQAEPRRYMQQVTDLEFVVVKIKAPVKVLLATVYKPPNFQLGIFLQNLKNLLDSLAILNHQPIVVCGDFNEDLLSKGKKSIKDLFQSRGYTQLIKESTTEKNTLIDHIYISHPDKCLQSGVLQTYYSYHSPVYCILTD